A region from the Alkalispirochaeta americana genome encodes:
- a CDS encoding acyl-CoA dehydratase activase → MYSLGIDIGSTTSKGAILEDGRRIVSTSLRKAGIGTDGPREVVQDLLRASDLDEGQIGVTVATGYGRTLYPGAHYRVSELTCHALGAHFIFPGIRTLIDIGGQDAKAISLDGSGRMSNFQMNDKCAAGTGRFLDVMAGILQLHAGDLAGEAALAESICPISSTCTVFAESEVISHLAQGVNRKDLVAGICESVATRTGSLAKRVGVTPPLAMSGGVALNEGVRGALSRYLEVEILFSPLAQFFGGLGAALYGYQTYNKEN, encoded by the coding sequence ATGTACAGCCTGGGAATCGACATAGGATCGACCACGTCTAAAGGAGCCATTCTTGAGGATGGTCGGCGAATAGTTTCCACATCTCTCAGGAAAGCGGGCATCGGAACGGATGGCCCCAGGGAAGTGGTGCAGGACCTCCTGAGAGCGAGTGATCTGGACGAGGGACAGATTGGTGTCACCGTCGCAACAGGGTACGGACGCACCCTGTACCCCGGAGCTCATTACCGGGTGAGCGAGCTGACCTGCCACGCCCTGGGAGCTCATTTCATCTTCCCGGGAATTCGAACGCTTATCGATATCGGAGGGCAGGACGCAAAAGCGATCTCCCTGGATGGATCGGGTCGAATGAGCAATTTTCAGATGAACGACAAATGCGCCGCAGGAACAGGCCGTTTCCTGGACGTTATGGCCGGAATACTTCAGCTTCACGCCGGTGATCTGGCAGGAGAAGCAGCTTTGGCCGAGTCGATCTGCCCCATCTCCAGCACCTGCACTGTTTTTGCAGAATCGGAGGTTATATCGCACCTGGCGCAAGGGGTGAACCGGAAGGATCTGGTTGCGGGAATATGCGAATCCGTAGCCACCCGGACAGGCTCCCTCGCCAAACGTGTCGGGGTTACCCCTCCCCTGGCAATGAGCGGCGGAGTTGCCCTGAATGAGGGAGTCCGCGGCGCTCTTTCCCGATATCTGGAGGTCGAAATTCTCTTCTCTCCCCTGGCTCAGTTTTTTGGCGGCCTCGGCGCAGCCCTGTACGGTTACCAAACATATAACAAGGAGAATTGA
- a CDS encoding YkvI family membrane protein, which yields MITKDKFPVVIGVAFVWFTTQFGGGFASGAQLKAFFLNYGIWCLIMPVIAQGIGAIYQWYALRYAHNHQVYDYRSFNDSFYGKFAPVFSNLYELLYFVLLCVAPSVAFATGGATMTALLGIPYWICTVIIGGFIFIVAVFGTNIVRKVASTLSVLIITGLLLIFIPNIFAQWSNIRENLSVTAAASAPIGPALWACFVYACFQLASIGLMPQHAKPFRDQSDARKSMIWGFCVNSVIVMLSTLGLMAVLHLPEYATSAVPVLLLVQTGVGAPILTPVISTLIILGAVSTAVNMIAGVTARVCNKFQPGEFSASETSGRPTKMAILTTLAFTLLALGISQFGLLALVAKGYGYLGYLTIPIVMIPYVVHMVVTKGDTVRPAPMAVMAEEQA from the coding sequence ATGATCACCAAGGACAAGTTTCCCGTTGTCATCGGGGTTGCTTTCGTCTGGTTCACCACGCAGTTTGGCGGCGGTTTTGCCTCGGGGGCGCAGCTCAAGGCCTTTTTCCTGAACTATGGAATCTGGTGCCTTATCATGCCCGTGATTGCCCAAGGTATAGGGGCTATCTATCAGTGGTACGCACTCCGCTACGCCCACAACCACCAGGTGTACGATTACCGGAGCTTTAACGACAGTTTTTACGGAAAGTTCGCGCCGGTTTTTTCCAATCTCTACGAGCTTCTGTACTTTGTGCTGCTCTGCGTGGCTCCTTCCGTTGCCTTTGCTACGGGTGGCGCCACGATGACGGCCCTTCTGGGAATCCCCTACTGGATATGTACCGTCATTATCGGAGGGTTCATCTTTATTGTGGCTGTGTTCGGCACAAATATCGTGCGGAAAGTTGCCTCAACTCTCTCGGTCCTGATTATCACGGGACTCCTGTTAATCTTCATCCCAAATATCTTTGCCCAGTGGTCGAATATCAGGGAGAATCTTTCCGTAACCGCCGCAGCATCAGCTCCGATCGGCCCTGCCTTGTGGGCCTGCTTTGTCTACGCCTGTTTTCAGCTGGCCTCGATTGGCCTCATGCCGCAGCACGCAAAGCCCTTCCGGGATCAAAGCGATGCCCGAAAGAGCATGATCTGGGGATTCTGCGTGAACAGCGTCATCGTCATGTTATCCACCCTGGGACTTATGGCTGTTCTGCACCTCCCCGAATACGCCACCTCGGCTGTACCCGTGCTTCTCCTTGTCCAGACGGGGGTTGGCGCACCGATTCTGACGCCGGTCATCAGCACTCTGATCATTCTGGGGGCCGTTTCCACGGCCGTGAACATGATTGCCGGGGTTACAGCCCGGGTATGTAACAAGTTCCAGCCCGGAGAGTTCTCTGCAAGCGAGACCTCGGGACGCCCCACAAAGATGGCAATCCTGACAACCCTGGCCTTTACCTTGCTCGCCCTGGGGATATCCCAGTTTGGTCTGCTGGCGCTGGTTGCAAAGGGATACGGCTACCTGGGATACCTCACCATACCCATCGTCATGATCCCCTACGTGGTGCATATGGTTGTGACAAAGGGTGATACCGTCAGACCCGCACCCATGGCAGTCATGGCAGAGGAACAGGCATGA
- a CDS encoding 2-hydroxyacyl-CoA dehydratase subunit D: MAEEVRKKPAPPDPDSARFKLGAIIEKHYREVHEAKARGEKIGWCASNFPQEIFQTLGVKVCYPENQAAAIAARGAGQKLCEIAESEGYSNDICAYARISLAYTRVKDVPEQNMPLPDFLLCCNNICNCMIKWYENLAEDLDIPLILIDIPFNTAYEPGPDQIAYVRAQFMDAISQLERITGTTWSEDRFRQVMEISNRSSRAWLEATGYTRYKPSPLSGFDLLNHMAVAVCARGTVEAAEAFETLIEEYKEAVEKGTSTFRAEEKHRFMFEGIACWPHLRTTFSALKNRGMNMVATIYADAFGQVYQDLDGLIRGYCSVPNAVNLEKARDTRIGIVKKTGAEGLLVHTNRSCKLWSGFMQEMSKQIGESCDIPVVSFDGDQADPRNFSAAQYETRVQGLAELMEVRKKGE; encoded by the coding sequence ATGGCAGAAGAAGTCAGAAAAAAACCCGCCCCCCCCGATCCTGATTCGGCACGATTCAAGCTCGGGGCAATTATCGAAAAACACTATCGGGAAGTTCACGAAGCAAAAGCCCGGGGAGAAAAAATCGGATGGTGCGCCAGCAACTTTCCCCAGGAGATCTTCCAGACCCTGGGAGTCAAGGTGTGTTATCCCGAGAACCAGGCGGCGGCAATCGCGGCCCGTGGCGCAGGACAGAAACTCTGCGAGATAGCCGAGAGCGAGGGATATTCAAACGATATCTGTGCCTACGCCAGAATCAGTCTGGCCTATACCAGGGTGAAGGATGTACCCGAGCAGAATATGCCTCTGCCCGACTTTCTGCTCTGCTGCAACAACATCTGTAACTGCATGATTAAATGGTACGAAAATCTCGCGGAAGACCTGGATATCCCGCTTATCCTCATCGATATCCCCTTCAATACCGCTTATGAGCCGGGTCCGGACCAGATTGCCTACGTCAGGGCCCAGTTCATGGATGCCATCAGCCAGCTCGAGAGGATCACCGGAACCACCTGGAGCGAGGACCGTTTCAGGCAGGTCATGGAAATATCCAACCGGAGCTCCAGGGCCTGGCTGGAAGCAACAGGCTATACCCGCTACAAACCGAGCCCCCTGAGCGGCTTCGATCTTCTGAACCACATGGCCGTTGCTGTCTGCGCACGGGGAACCGTGGAGGCTGCCGAGGCCTTTGAAACGCTGATAGAGGAATATAAAGAGGCCGTTGAGAAGGGAACCAGCACCTTCCGGGCTGAAGAAAAACATCGTTTCATGTTTGAGGGAATCGCCTGCTGGCCCCATCTGCGAACCACTTTTTCTGCGCTGAAAAACAGGGGGATGAACATGGTAGCCACCATATACGCAGACGCCTTTGGCCAGGTGTATCAGGATCTGGATGGACTGATCCGGGGGTATTGCTCGGTACCAAACGCGGTAAACCTCGAAAAAGCCCGGGACACACGCATCGGGATTGTCAAGAAGACCGGCGCCGAGGGACTTCTGGTTCATACCAACCGCTCCTGCAAACTCTGGAGCGGTTTCATGCAGGAAATGAGCAAGCAGATAGGCGAGAGTTGCGACATTCCGGTGGTCTCCTTCGACGGAGACCAGGCAGATCCCAGAAACTTCTCGGCGGCTCAGTACGAGACCCGCGTTCAGGGGCTCGCAGAACTCATGGAAGTACGGAAGAAGGGGGAATGA
- a CDS encoding CaiB/BaiF CoA transferase family protein yields MKRVLEGLRVVSFGLVISAPSAARMLCDLGAEVIKIEPHQGDTMRMIRPVKKDNRGKLQSGIFTALNCGEKSMALDLRTEEGQEIARKLILEWADVVIANFKPGTLAKFGIDYETIRNLKPGIIYGEISGYGQKGPWAQRGAYDICVQSECGIAAQNGPWGEKPHRVGFSVLDYLSGRDLVIGILGALHYRERTGQGQHVDISLYNSGVTVLEDAIPGYDMEGVIAGTVGSRHPSASPHNLYKTRDGYINIIAINNFLWKKLVTIMGRPDLEKAEGLSTGLERLENMDRIDEIIEEWTSRHTTDEIAEMMDAAGLPRGKLCTVKDVIESEQTRFWNMAPRIEQPFLGEVRINNCPIKYSEAETDIKGPAPILGEHNRDVVCDVLGYDPETFDQMKSRGVFADDL; encoded by the coding sequence ATGAAACGAGTTCTGGAAGGACTGAGAGTTGTCAGTTTCGGTTTGGTTATATCGGCGCCGAGTGCTGCCCGGATGCTCTGCGACTTGGGGGCCGAGGTTATAAAGATAGAGCCCCATCAGGGTGACACCATGCGGATGATCAGACCGGTGAAGAAGGATAACCGGGGGAAGCTCCAAAGTGGTATTTTCACTGCCCTGAACTGCGGTGAGAAGTCCATGGCCCTGGATCTCAGGACGGAAGAGGGACAGGAGATCGCCCGTAAGCTCATTCTGGAGTGGGCCGATGTGGTGATCGCAAATTTCAAGCCCGGCACGCTGGCGAAGTTCGGGATCGACTACGAGACTATCAGAAATCTGAAGCCCGGAATCATTTACGGGGAGATTTCCGGCTATGGCCAGAAAGGCCCCTGGGCACAGAGGGGGGCTTACGACATCTGCGTCCAGTCGGAGTGTGGTATTGCCGCGCAGAACGGGCCCTGGGGAGAGAAGCCTCACCGCGTGGGGTTCTCTGTTCTGGACTACCTTTCGGGACGGGATCTGGTCATAGGGATCCTGGGAGCGCTTCATTATCGGGAAAGAACCGGTCAGGGGCAGCACGTGGACATCAGTCTCTATAACAGCGGAGTCACGGTGCTGGAGGATGCTATCCCGGGGTACGATATGGAGGGGGTAATTGCAGGAACCGTAGGGAGCCGACACCCTTCGGCTAGTCCTCATAACCTGTACAAGACCAGGGACGGCTACATTAACATCATCGCCATAAACAATTTCCTCTGGAAAAAGCTGGTTACAATCATGGGGCGTCCCGATCTGGAGAAGGCCGAGGGGCTCTCGACGGGTCTCGAACGGCTTGAAAACATGGACAGGATCGATGAAATAATTGAGGAGTGGACATCCCGCCATACCACCGATGAGATCGCAGAGATGATGGATGCCGCAGGTTTGCCCCGGGGAAAGCTCTGCACCGTGAAGGATGTCATTGAGTCAGAGCAGACCCGGTTCTGGAACATGGCTCCCCGTATTGAGCAGCCCTTTCTGGGAGAGGTCCGAATCAACAACTGTCCCATCAAATATTCGGAAGCCGAAACCGATATCAAGGGGCCTGCGCCCATACTGGGAGAGCATAACCGGGATGTTGTCTGCGACGTTCTGGGCTACGATCCCGAAACCTTCGATCAGATGAAGTCCAGGGGTGTCTTTGCAGACGATCTCTAA
- a CDS encoding 2-hydroxyacyl-CoA dehydratase subunit D yields the protein MTNQEILSVFAEAAGNPKKQLHHHLSQGRKVVALAPVYAPEELIHSQGFVPMGAWGADLELQEAKAFFPAFICSITQSIVELGIRGAYEGISAMVIPTLCDSLKVLTQNWKHAVPSIPLIVTSYPQNRGIPAAQEYLKSGLVQISAELEGLGGSPLSEEALAESIDLYNRHRKAMRDLSRILGEHPRISARERSNIFKSAHFMRKEDHLKLVEGLIEGLSGQEAQSLPDQKDDGPASRTRVITTGILADHPRLLTILDEAGFHLVADDLAHESRQYRTDAPAGGDPLNALVERFCNQQHCSVLFDPRKGRASYLADLATRENARGVIYFMTKFCDPEEFDLVPVKRNCDAAGLPFLSIEVDRQMSNFSQARTALETFKELIEQRRM from the coding sequence ATGACGAACCAGGAAATACTCTCGGTCTTTGCAGAGGCAGCCGGGAATCCCAAGAAACAACTCCACCATCATCTCAGTCAGGGACGCAAGGTAGTCGCCCTGGCACCGGTCTATGCTCCGGAGGAGCTCATCCATTCCCAGGGATTTGTACCCATGGGTGCCTGGGGAGCAGATCTGGAACTACAGGAGGCAAAGGCATTCTTTCCGGCCTTTATCTGTTCCATAACTCAGTCCATTGTGGAGCTGGGCATCCGGGGTGCTTACGAGGGAATAAGCGCCATGGTCATTCCAACGCTCTGCGATTCCCTGAAAGTCCTGACCCAGAACTGGAAGCACGCGGTTCCCTCCATTCCCCTTATCGTCACCAGTTACCCCCAGAACAGGGGTATTCCCGCGGCACAGGAATATCTGAAATCGGGTCTTGTACAGATTTCGGCAGAGCTGGAAGGGCTGGGGGGCTCGCCCCTTTCGGAAGAGGCCCTCGCGGAATCGATCGATCTTTACAACCGCCACCGGAAAGCCATGAGGGATCTTTCCAGGATTCTGGGAGAACATCCCCGGATCAGCGCCCGAGAAAGAAGCAACATTTTCAAGAGCGCCCACTTTATGAGAAAAGAGGATCATCTGAAGCTGGTTGAGGGACTCATCGAGGGGTTGTCCGGCCAGGAAGCCCAGAGTTTGCCCGACCAGAAGGATGATGGCCCCGCCTCCAGAACCAGAGTGATCACCACCGGAATACTGGCTGATCACCCCCGGTTGCTGACCATTCTGGACGAGGCGGGGTTTCATCTGGTGGCCGATGACCTGGCCCACGAGTCAAGACAGTACCGGACCGATGCTCCCGCCGGGGGCGACCCCCTGAACGCGCTGGTAGAGCGCTTTTGCAATCAGCAGCATTGCTCTGTCCTTTTTGACCCCCGAAAGGGAAGAGCCTCCTACCTGGCCGACCTCGCTACCCGGGAGAACGCTCGGGGCGTGATCTATTTCATGACCAAATTCTGTGACCCCGAAGAGTTTGATCTTGTGCCGGTCAAGAGGAACTGCGATGCAGCGGGGCTTCCCTTTCTCTCCATAGAGGTTGATAGACAGATGTCGAACTTTAGCCAGGCCAGAACGGCTCTGGAAACCTTTAAAGAATTGATAGAACAGAGGAGAATGTAG